A portion of the Desulfobacterales bacterium genome contains these proteins:
- the cas10 gene encoding type III-B CRISPR-associated protein Cas10/Cmr2 — MKSYLSIFQIGPVQEFIQTAKKTIDYWSGSFLLSYFCAVAINTIGKDNVIFPSVDNNPLFSEVLRPNNSIPWKNINNDKVFRPTIPNRLFCILDESGLNSLKNAKDAVNNQWKQIQSHILKKLPANIKTSEFQTIWHRQVESLFEILYVWRKQEDNESYSEAYKKCETLMGSRKVSRWFDEITPEPGHKCSICGIRESLHLEKKHYTLKTLREEWKTFWQNIQYDLLYAVNEGEMLCSICLIKRLAPKLIFDNRQGVPSTSTIAVGSTVQYLLQKTKELKEFKGAVEDVARLCKEPTNVMQLPKNTNDTLKIDGRWYYREFYQQLRLKDPELKDPNIGNLLCHAEEELEKVLKYNDDMHSCPPPSKYYAVLTVDGDSIGKTLANIDNKDNHKNFSKVLAEFSNDTAFKILQENHLGYVIYFGGDEGVAFLTLQDLFPAMSSIYEAWKNKVITPLKKILDNPPTLSVGVTIAHHQEGLRGVIENAHKALEYAKTLPDKNAFCVCLSRRSSGKSMCRAKWELNDFNNNNFSVMEILKIFQQAYIEGSLSASWINEFSKENKAIGDPSKHLNPQRIPIWLRQTSEMGRWEISRIIKRHRDISKISINTQNIIEQAIRLYQSLRFMHPELGITQNRNFFSDFINLMDLAHYVAKGGGR, encoded by the coding sequence ATGAAATCATATCTATCTATTTTTCAAATTGGCCCTGTTCAAGAGTTTATTCAAACAGCTAAGAAAACTATTGATTACTGGTCTGGAAGCTTCTTACTTTCCTATTTTTGTGCAGTTGCTATAAATACCATTGGAAAAGATAATGTAATCTTTCCTTCGGTAGATAACAATCCTTTATTTTCGGAAGTTTTGAGGCCAAATAATAGTATCCCTTGGAAAAACATCAATAATGATAAAGTGTTTCGGCCAACTATTCCTAACCGTTTGTTTTGCATATTGGATGAATCAGGCTTAAACTCTCTCAAAAATGCTAAAGATGCTGTAAATAATCAATGGAAGCAAATCCAATCTCATATTTTAAAAAAATTACCTGCAAATATTAAAACTTCTGAGTTTCAAACTATTTGGCATCGTCAAGTAGAATCTCTTTTTGAAATACTTTATGTTTGGCGGAAACAGGAAGATAACGAGAGCTATAGTGAAGCCTACAAAAAATGTGAAACACTTATGGGATCAAGAAAAGTTAGCCGATGGTTTGATGAAATAACACCGGAGCCTGGCCATAAGTGTAGTATCTGTGGAATAAGAGAATCCTTGCATTTAGAAAAAAAACATTACACTCTTAAAACGTTGAGAGAAGAATGGAAGACTTTTTGGCAAAATATACAATATGACTTATTATATGCTGTAAACGAAGGAGAAATGCTTTGTTCAATATGTCTTATCAAAAGACTTGCACCTAAGTTAATATTCGATAACAGACAAGGGGTTCCTTCTACCAGCACAATTGCTGTAGGCTCAACAGTTCAATACCTTTTGCAAAAAACGAAGGAATTAAAAGAGTTTAAAGGTGCCGTTGAAGACGTTGCAAGACTTTGTAAAGAACCAACCAACGTAATGCAATTGCCAAAAAATACAAATGATACATTAAAAATTGATGGGAGATGGTATTACCGTGAGTTTTATCAACAACTAAGATTAAAAGATCCTGAATTAAAAGATCCTAATATTGGTAATCTTTTATGTCATGCTGAAGAAGAACTGGAAAAAGTTTTGAAATATAATGATGATATGCATAGCTGTCCTCCTCCCTCTAAATATTATGCTGTATTAACAGTAGATGGAGACAGTATAGGAAAAACTTTGGCTAATATAGATAATAAAGACAATCATAAAAATTTTAGCAAGGTGCTGGCAGAATTTTCTAATGATACGGCGTTTAAAATTTTACAGGAGAATCATCTTGGTTATGTTATTTATTTTGGTGGCGATGAAGGGGTTGCGTTTTTGACTTTACAGGATCTTTTTCCAGCTATGTCAAGTATATATGAAGCTTGGAAAAATAAAGTTATAACGCCACTTAAAAAAATACTTGATAATCCACCTACTTTAAGCGTCGGAGTTACTATTGCCCATCATCAGGAAGGATTAAGAGGCGTAATAGAAAATGCGCATAAAGCTTTGGAATATGCTAAAACACTTCCAGATAAAAATGCTTTTTGTGTATGCTTGTCAAGGCGGTCGTCAGGTAAAAGTATGTGCCGAGCTAAATGGGAGCTTAATGATTTTAACAACAATAATTTCTCAGTTATGGAAATACTTAAAATTTTTCAGCAGGCTTATATAGAAGGCTCTCTGTCAGCATCATGGATCAATGAATTTAGTAAAGAAAACAAGGCTATTGGTGATCCATCAAAACATTTAAATCCGCAAAGAATACCAATATGGCTTAGACAAACCAGTGAAATGGGACGATGGGAAATTTCAAGAATTATTAAACGTCATAGGGATATCTCTAAGATATCAATAAATACACAAAATATTATCGAGCAAGCTATACGTTTATATCAATCTTTAAGATTTATGCATCCTGAACT